The genomic stretch ATCCGCGCGACCGTCTCCTTCATCGAGACGCCGGGAGCAGTCCTGCTGGAGGCGGGTGAAGGGGTCGGGCGGGTGACCCAGCCAGGTCTCGGACTCCCGGTCGGAGCGCCTGATATCACCCGTGTTCCCCGAAAGATGATGACGGAAGTGGTGGAGGAACTTGCGGCGGCGCAGTTAAAAGTGAGCGGGGTGAAGGTCGTCCTCTCCGTCCCCGGCGGGGAGGAGATGGTGAAGAAGACGGAGCTGATCCGGCTCGGCGTCGTCGGCGGAATCGGGATCTTGGGGACCACCGGAATCGTCCGGCCTTATTCGACCGCCGCTTTCCGGGCCGGGATTGGGGTGGCGGTCGCCTCTGCAGCAGCCAGAGGATATCGGCATCTTGTTATCACGACCGGTGGGATGAGCGAGAAATTCGCCCGCCGCACGATCGATCTTCCGGAAGGGGCCTTTATCCAGATGGGCGACTTCGTCGGCTATGCCCTCGATCAATGCGCGAAGCGGCAGATTGAGCGGGTCACGATTTCCGGGATGATCGGGAAGCTTTCGAAAATGGCGAAGGGGAAGATGATGACGCATGCCGCCGGCTCCGATGTCGATACGCTATTTCTCTCGCACATTGCCGGGGAGTGCGGCGCGCAGGCCGAGGTCCTTGCAGCAGTCAAAGGCGCCAACACGGCGCGGCAGGTGGCGGAAATCGTCCAGGCAGAGGGGATTGCCTCTTTCTTCGATCGGCTGGCCCAAAAGGTCTGCGACGCGGGTGGCCGCCATGTAAAGGGAGCATTGGTGATTGAATGTCTTCTCACCGATTTTGAGGGGAATGTCATTGGAAAAGGAAGCACCGGAAGATAAAGTCGCCGTGATCGGGATGGAGGGGGAGGGTCTCGACCATCTGACTCTGGAGAGTCAACGACGGATCGCCGCCGCCGATCTGCTGATGGGAGGGGAGCGGCATCTCGCCCGGTTGCCCGGTTCTTCGGCGGAGCGGATCGTCATCGGATCGAATCTGAAGGAGATCGCCGAGCGGGCCTTATCGGGGCTGAAAGAGGGGAAGCGGGTGGTGGTCCTCGCTTCGGGCGATCCCCTCTTCTACGGGATCGGCGCGTTTTTAATCAAGCGGATTGGAAAAGAGCGGGTGGAGGTGATTCCCGCGGTCAGCGCCATGCAGCTCGCCTTCGCGCGGGTGAAGGAGCCGTGGCAGGAGGCGGCGCTGGTCAGTCTTCATGCGAAGCCGATCGAAAATCTCCTTCCCGCCCTGGAGGAGAAAGGGCTGATCGGGCTCTTCACCGACGAGACCAACACCCCCGATGCGATCGCCCGTTTTCTCCTGGAGCGGGGCGAGGCCGGTTGGGCCGGGTGGGTCTGCGAAAATTTGGGCGGGATAGAAGAGCGGGTCGGCGCGATGACGCTCGAAGAGATGGCCCGAGGGAGGTTCGCTCTCCTCAATGTGGTGATCTTGAAGCGGGAGAAGCCGACCGATGCTGCAGGGGCCGACCGGCCGGTCCGGTGGGAGGGGGCCTTTGGTATTCCCGACGATCTCTTCGTCTACCGAAGGCCCAAAGCGGGGCTGATCACGAAGAAAGAGATCCGCGTGATGAGTCTCGCCGAGATGGGGCTTCGGCGCAACGGCATCACGTGGGACATCGGCGCCGGTTCCGGATCGGTTTCGATCGAGCTGGCCCGTCTCTGCCCGGAGGGAGCGGTCTTTGCCATCGAGAAGAACCGGGAGGATTTCGAGCTGATCGATCGGAACATGCGCCGGTTTGGAATTAAAAATATCACCGCGGTCTGCGAGCAGGCGCCGGCGGGGTTGGAGCACTTTCCAGATCCCGATGCGGTTTTCATTGGAGGATCGGGCGGAGAGATGGCGGAGATCCTCTCCCTCTGTACCGCGCGGCTTAAGCCCCGAGGGCGAATCGTAGCGAACCTGATCACGATGGAAAATCTCCACCACTTCAGTCACTTCTTTAAAGAGGTTCCGTGGGAGGTCACCTATACCCTGGTCCAGGTTTCCCGATCCAAACCGATCCTGGAGATGGTGCGGTACGAGGCGCTCAATCCGATTACCATCGCCGTCGCGAAAAGAAAAGGAGAAGGATGAAGCTGGGAAGATTCTACGGCATCGGGGTTGGGCCGGGCGATCCGGAGCTGCTGACGATCAAAGCGCTCAATCGGCTCCGGTCGGTCGATGTGATCTGTTACCCCGCTTGCCGGCCGGGGGCGGGAAGCTATGCGCTCCGGATCGTGCAGGGACTTGTTGGAGAGCGGGCCGAACTCAAGGGGCTTCTCTTCCCGATGGAGCGGGAGATGGAACGATTGGTTCCGATCTGGAAAGAATCGGTCGCCGCGATTTACGGCGACCTCTCCGCCGGGCGGGAGGTCGCCTTCATCACCGAGGGAGATCCTTTCTTCTACAGCACCTTCGTCTACCTCTACGATCTGATGCGGCAGCTTCATCCCGAGGTGGCGATCGAGGTGATTCCGGGGATCTCTTCGGTCATGGCCGCCTCGGTCCGGGCGGGGGTTCCGCTGGCGATGGCCGATGAGCGGATGGCGGTCCTCCCGGCGACCTATGAAGATGACTATCTCGAGGAGGCGCTTGATCGATTCGACACGGTGGTCTTCATCAAGGTCAGCAGCGTCCTTCCGAAACTGATCGCGCTGCTTGAACGGATGAAGCTGATCGACCGGGCGGTGATGGTCGAGCGCTGCGGAAGCGCCGAGGAGCGGCTGGTCTACGACCTGAGCACTTTACGCGAAACGCGGTTGAATTATCTTTCACTGGTGATCGTGAGGAAGGGAGAATGCAGATGAGCAAAGATCTGGCGATCGTCGCCATCACCAAAGGGGGGATGGAGATCGCCCGTCGGCTTCGAGACCATTTCTCCGAGGCGGACTTCCTCATTTCGGAGAAGTTCGCCGCTGCGGCGGGAGAAGGGGTCATCCCACTGAAAGGACCTCTGAGCAAGAATGTCGGCGAGTTCTTTCATGCCTACGACAAAATCGTCTTCCTCGTCTCTCTGGGGGCGGTGGTCCGGCTGATCGCGCCGCATCTGAAGGACAAACATGTCGATCCGGCGGTTCTGGTCGTCGATGATCGGGCGCAGTTTGTGATCTCCGTCCTCTCGGGTCATGTCGGCGGAGCGAATGCCTTTACCGAAACGGTAGCCAAGGCGCTGGGGGCCGCGCCGGTGATCACGACGGCGTCGGACGTGGGGAAGACGATCCCGGTCGATATCCTCGGCTGGGAACTGGGATGGATCCTGGAAGGGGAGGAGCATGTCACCCGGGTTTCGGCCAGCGTGGTGAACGAGGAGCCGGTCGCCTTTCTTCAAGAGACGGGAGAGAAGAGCTGGTGGACCCGGCCGACCCCGCTTCCCCCCAATATCGAATGTTTCACCTCTTTGGAGGCGCTGATGGCCCAGGAAATAGGGCGGCCACCCGTGGCGAAGGAGGGATTTGGCAAGCGGTATGGGGCCTATCTGATCGTAACCGACCGAAGCCGGAGTTCCTTTCCGGGACAAATGCAGGACCGGACCGTCCTCTACCGTCCCAAGAGCCTCGATCTTGGGATGGGGTGCGACCGGGGGACGCCGATTGAAGAGATCGAAGAATTGATCGGGACGACGCTGGAGAAGAATGGTCTCTCGATGGCGTCGGTCCGGGCGCTTGCCACGCTCGATCAGAAATCGGACGAGCCGGCCTTCCTTCAGCTCTGCGAGAAAAACGGCTGGAAGTTGGTAGCCTTTTCCAAGGAGGAATTGCAGCAGGTCGAGGGGATTCTGACCCCCTCCGCCGTGGTCGAGAAGTGGGTCGGCACGCCGAGTGTCTCGGAGGCCGCGGCGCTCAGATCGAGCGGCGCATCGGCGTTGTTGATCCCGAAGGTCAAAGCGAAGCGGGCCACACTCGCCGTGGCCCGTGTCGTCTTTTCATGAGAAAAGCGAGCATTGGGCTTGGCCCCTGCGAACGCGGGGTGTGGGGGCATTGGAGGACGTCGCTTCGCCTTTGCCGCACAGGCCCCTACATACAAAGGGAGTGGGTCGATGGATAAAAAAGGGGAGCTCTACCTGGTGGGGTTCGGACCGGGACACTTCAACCATCTGACGTTTCGGGCGCGGGAAGTGATTGGCCGGGCCGACGTGGTGGTCGGATATCGAACGTATATCGACCTGGTCGCCGATCTTCTGGAAGGAAAAGAGATCGTCGCAACCGGGATGACAGAGGAGATCGACCGGGCCCGTGTCGCCGTCGATCGGGCGCAGAAAGGAGAGCGGGTCGCGATCGTCTCCAGCGGGGACGTCGGGATCTATGGGATGGCAGGGCTGATCTTCGAGATCCTCTCCGAGATCGGCTGGAAGCCGGGGGGCGATTTCTCGGTCGAGGTGATTCCCGGCATCACGGCCCTCTCCGCCGTCGCCTCCCTCGTCGGCGCGCCGCTGACGCACGACTTCGCCGCGGTGAGCTTAAGCGATTTGCTCACTCCCTGGGCCGTCATCGAGAAGCGGCTCCATGCGGCCGGGGAGGGAGATTTTGTGATCGCCCTCTACAATCCGCAGAGCAAGCGGCGGGACTGGCAGCTCAAAAGGGCTCAGGAAATTTTGCTTCAGTATAAGGTTCCCGACACCCCGGTGGCGGTCGTCAAGAGCGCCTATCGCGAGGGAGAGCGGATCGTTCTGACGACGCTGGACCGCATGGCGGAGGCAGAGGTGGGAATGCTGACGACGATTCTGATCGGGAACGCATCAACGTTCCGATATCTCGATTTTCTCGTGACGCCGCGAGGCTATTCCGGAAAATACGATCTGGAGTCGGGAGAGATTCTCCACAAAGGGATTGACCGGCCGGGGAGGTCGTTGAACCGGCCGCCCGATTTCAAAGCATGAAGGAAAAGCGGTGATGACTCCAGGCAAAATCTATCTCGTCGGCGCGGGGCCGGGTGATCCTGAACTGTTGACGGTGAAGGGGATGCGGCTGCTGCAGGAGGCCGACCTGATTCTTTATGCGGGATCTCTGGTGAACCCGGTCGTTCTTCAATTCGCCCGTCCCAATGCGGTCCTTTACGACAGCGCCGGAATGATCCTGGAAGAGATCGTCCGAATCCTCATTGAGGCGGCCCGGACAGGGAAGAAGGTGGTCCGGCTGGCGAGCGGCGATCCCTCCCTCTTCGGAGCAATGGGGGAGATGACTGAGCCGGTTCTCAAGGCAGGCTTAGAATTCGAAGTTGTCCCAGGGGTGAGCTCGTTTCTGGCCGGCGCGGCTTCCCTTAAAAGAGAGCTGACGGTGCCGGAGGTGAGCCAGACAGTGATTTTGACTCGCTGCGAGGGACGAACCCCGATGCCCGATCTGGAGAAGCTGGTCGAGCTGGCCCGGCATCGATCGACGATGGTGATCTTTTTAAGCGTCCATCTCGCCGGCAAGATCGAGAGAGAGCTCTTGTCGGTTTATCCGGCCGAGACGCCGGTGGCGATTGTCTACCGGGCAAGTTGGGAGGATGAGAAGATTGTCCGGGGCCGGTTGAGCGATCTTCACGACTTGATCAAAGAGAATCAGATCACCAAGACCGCCCTGATCTATGTCGGTGAATTCCTCGCCTCGGAAGGGACCCGCTCCCGGCTTTACGATGCGACGTTCAGCCATGGGTACCGGAAAGCGTCGGAGTAGGGTGTGGGGGATGGCGTACCGAAGGAGAATATCTAAAATCAAAGGCAGGTTTTAGCGCCGGCCCCACATGTAGTCAAGGATGGAGCACACATGCCGACCAAGGGACTGATCATGATCCATACCGGCGCAGGCAAGGGGAAAACCACGGCCGCCCTCGGGACCGCTTTCCGAGCGCTCGGCTACGGCTGGAAGATCCTGGTGGTTCAGTTTATCAAGGGGAGTTGGCATTACGGGGAGCTCGATTCTGCGAAGAAATTCGGCGATCAATTTCAGATTCTCCCGATGGGAGAGGGCTTCACCTGGGACACCAAAAATCCAGAACGGGACCGACAGAAAGCGCAAGAAGCGTGGGAGTTCGGGGTGAAAGAGGCGCTCACCGGAAACTATCAGATGATCATTTTCGACGAAATCAATTACGTCATCCGCTACAACTATCTCGAAGTCGCAAAGGTCGTTGCGTTTCTCACGACGAAACCGCCGGCGCTCCATGTTTTCCTGACCGGCCGGGACGCCGATGAGCAATTGATCGAGATCGCCGATCTGGTCACGGAGATGCGGGAGATCAAACATCCATTCAAGAAAGGAATCAAGGCCCAGAAGGGGATTGAGTTTTAAGGGAACCTTGAAATGTTTTGATGAAAAGAAGCGGATTCCTGATCGCCGGAACCCATAGCGGCGTTGGAAAAACAACGGTGACCCTCGCCCTTCTGGAAGCGCTGATCCGGAGAGGCATGAAGGTGCAGGCATTTAAAGTCGGGCCGGACTACCTCGACCCGACCTTTCATCGGGTGGCGACGGGGCGCCCCTCCAGGAATCTGGACGGCTGGATGATGGGGCGTTCGGAGGTTCTGAAAAGTTTCGCGCGCGCATCGGACGACGCCGATCTCTCGGTCATCGAAGGGGTGATGGGATTATTTGATGGGCTCCGAGGCCGATCGGAGGAGGGGAGCTCCGCTCAGATTGCGAAGTGGCTCTCCATGCCGGTGATCCTGGTGATCGATGCGGGGGGGCTGGCCCGAACGGCGGCGGCGCTCGTGCGCGGCTGCCAGGCCCTCGATCCGGAATTGAAGATTTCAGGCGTCATCTTCAATCGGATCGGAAGCAAGAATCATCTTGATATTTTAAGGGAGGCGGTCGAGTCGGCCTGCGCGGTTCCGGTCTTGGGCGGATTTCCAAAAGAGGAGGGGATCGCTCTCCCCGAGCGTCACCTCGGCCTCGTCCGCGCGGCGGAGAGCCTTAGTCCTTCCATCCGCGAGCGTCTGGCGGAGATGGCCGAGACATTTTTGGATCTCAATCAGATCGTAAAAATGGAATATTCGGTAGAAGCGGCGGTCCCTTTCCGCTCCGTTCGAGGGGAAAATAAACCGGCGCGGTGCAGAATCGGGACCGCCCTGGATGCGGCTTTTCATTTTTATTATCAGGATAACTTCGATTTGCTGGAGGGGGCCGGTGCCGAGCTACTCTTCTTCTCTCCGCTCAATGAGGTGGAGATTCCGGCCGATCTGGACGGACTTTATTTCGGCGGAGGATACCCGGAGGTGTATGCAGAGCGGTTGTCGAAGAATGAGTCGATGCTCGCGTCGATCCGGAGATTTGCAATCGGGGGCGGCCCGATCTATGCCGAATGCGGCGGCCTAATGTATTTGGCAAACCGGATCGAAACGGCCGAGGGAGGCGCCTTCCCGATGGTCGGGCTTCTGCCGGGGCAGGTCCGGATGGGAAAGAAATTAAAGGCGTTGGGATATCGCGCAATCGAAGCGCAGGAGCCGTCCCTTCTTTTAGAAAAGGGAGGGAAGGCGAGGGGGCATGAGTTCCACTATTCGGAGTGGATAGAAAGCCCCTCTCCTGATTCGGTGAATGGATTGAAGAGACCCTATCGTCTTTTCCGGGGGGGAGAATCTTCCGAGGGGAGAGAGGAAGGGTTTTATTGTGATCACCTCTTGGCCAGTTATGTTCATCTGCATTTCGCTTCGAATCCGAACATCCCGGAGCGGTGGATCTCTTTGTGCGAGGCGTTTCGACGCCGGATCGGTTCGAGTGGAGCAAAAAAATAGCGCGATTAAAAGGAGGGTCCCATGGAACCCGTTTTGAAAACGGAGAAGCCGTCGATCAAGTCTTACAACAAACACCTGCTTGTCTGCACCGGTCCCCGCTGCACCTCGGGAGAAGCGGAGAGCCTCTTTAAGATGATTGGGGAGAAGCTGGCGGCGAATGGGCTGGAAGGGGGGGAATTTCGAGTGAAGCGGACCCGCTGCAGCTGTTTTGCCGTCTGCAAAGGGGGGCCGATCGTGGTGGTTCATCCCGACGGCACCTGGTATTACGGTGTTACCCCGGAGGTATTGGATCGAATTCTAAAAGAGCACGTCAAAGAGGGAAACCCGGTGAAGGAGCATGTTTTTTATCAGGCTTCATTGTGAAGTTAGGACTGCCGAATCAATTGAGGTGAGAGATGAAAACCGTGATCTGAATTATATTTTAGACCCATCCATTTTGGGAAGGCGGTGCAACTCCGCCACTGCCCCGCAACTGTAATCGGGGACGAAATCTGCATCGATGCCACTGTCCTGAGCATGCCGAAGGATGGGAAGGCGCAGAGAGTAGGACGATCCGAGAGTCAGGAGACCGATGGAAAGGTCATTTTATGCTCGGAACTCTCCGAGGGGAGAGGAGAGAGGAAAAATGAAGAGATGGATCGGTACGCTTGTTTTATTTGTGGCAATAAATGTTGGGGTTTCCTGGGCAGAAGATCCGGACCGGCAGGAGGATGAAGAAGTGTCAAACGCTTCATTAAGCGAACGGGTCAAAGCACTTGAAGAGCGGCTCGACAGACTCGACCGGGTCGAAACGATTAAAAAGGTCGAAGAGTATTTATGCCCGGATGGAGAGATCCACGATACCCCGCCTCCGGGGGGGCGTTGTCCTGACGGCACGATTCCCGAAGGGAGGATGACCTTCAGAAAGCTTCCCTTCTCGAGGAGAGAATCTTTGGATGAGAGGATTGCGGCTGCGCTCGAAGAAGCCGAGGCCAAACGGGTGGCCGTCGGCGGATCGGCCCGAGGGATCCTGCAACAAGTTTTAAACAGCAAAGAGAACGACAAGCTTTTCTCCACAGGCGCGGTTGATCTTTTCTTCCTCTCAAGGCCGACGGTTTTTTCGACCTTCTTTGTCGATCTGGAATCGATCGGCGGGGCTGGCCCCGATGAGGTCCTTGGAAGCCTCTCTCGATTGAATGCCGATGCGGAGACACTCGGGGTGACCGACGATGTAAAGGTACGGGAGGTGTGGCTTCATTTTAAACTCCTGGATGACCGGTTGAGGATCGTCGGCGGAAAGATCGATCTGACCAACTACTTCGACCGGAACGCGGTCGCCAACGATGAGACCAGCCAGTTTCTGAATACGGCGCTGGTGAACAACCCCCTGCTCCGGCAGCCGCCGAATGGTCCCGGTTTGGCCATTCAGTACGACACCGGAGGAGAGATGGGGGTGGCGCTCGGTATTCAGTCACCCAATGACACGGCCTCTACCATCACAGAGAAGGTCTATGCCGTGGTCGAGATCGACTACCATAGTCACCTTCTTTTTGCTAGGGAAGGGAATTACCGGTTGTGGGGACGCGTTGGAAGAGTCTCGGAGGCGCTTGAGAAGAAGACGTGGGGTGTGGGATTCAGCCTCGATCAACAAATCACCGTGCGCCTCACCCTCTTTGCCCGGGCGGGGATCGGCCGAACCGAAGGTGAGAATCAAAAAGCATACGCCTGGTCGGCCGGGTTTCAGACCCCTTCCCCTTTCAAGGCATCGACGAGAGACCAAGTGGGTGTCGCCTTCAGCCGGGAAGTCGAGGCAGACCAGTCTGAAAATATCGCCGAGGGGTACTATCATCACATTCTCACAGACCGGCTCTGGGTCTCGCTCGATTTGCAGTGGCTTATTTCCGGAACAAACGGCATGACCGGCGATGAAAACGAAAACATCTTTATTCCCGGCGTCCGGACGACCGTCAACTTCTAACGTGGCTCATTCATAAAATGGGAGGAAAGCTCATGTTGAAAAAATGTTTTTGGATCCTGATCGGTTCTATTCTTATTCTCTTTTCCGGTTTTTCCCGAGCCTGGGCCGATGAGCAAAAAAATGCACCACTCGATCTCGCCTCGTACGATCCGAAGACGCTCGTCTTCGTGGCCAACCGCGATTCCAGCGATATTGCCGTCATCGACACACAGACCGACCAGGTCGTCCGCCGGATTGCCCTGGGCAAATATGCCAATCCTCATATGGCGATGCTGAGCCACAACGGAAAGAAGCTCCTGGTCTCCGCGACCGGCAGGGACCGTTTCCTTGTTGTCGATCTGGCGACAGAGGCGATTGAGCGAACGATCGAGACCGGCCAGGCGCCGGAACATTTTGCGATTACAATGGATGATCGATTCGCTTATGTCGGAAATATGGAAGATTCGACCGTTTCGGTGATCGATCTGAAAGAGGGAAAAGAGGTCCGGCGGTTGAAAGATTTTTTTGAGCCGCACGGCTTCAGCGTGCTGCCCGGAGACAATAAGGTCTATGTCTCCAATTTCGGCGCGCACGAGGTGAGAAGCGTTGAGATTCCGTCGCAGCAGCTGGCGAAAAGGCTTGCGATCGGTAATGTCCACCGCGCCGCGATTCGGGACCCGGAGCGGTATCAAAGCGAGTTGAAAGGAATCGCTAATCCCACGCCGACGATCGATGGCCGTTTTATCTATGCGGCCGACGGGGATGCCGGCGTGGTTGGGATTATCGATACCGAAACCGATCGGGTCATCAAAACACTGAAGGTCGGCGAGGCCCCCTGGCGGGCGTATTCCTCTCCGGACGGACGCTTCATGATGGTCCCGAACAATGGAGATCAAACGATCTCCGTCATTGATGTGAAGTCACAAGAAGTCGTGACGACGCTCCAAGGAGGAGCGGGCATGACCGGCGTCAATTTCACGCAAGGAGGGAAAAAGGCCTATGTCATCAGCGGGGCGGAAGGTGCCGTCTTCGTCTACGATATGGCGACCTTCAAGAGGGTCAACCGGTTAAAGCTGGGTGCGAACCTGGCTCTTGAGACGGGCGCGACCACGGTCGACGGATTGAAGGTGTATGTCGCCTCTTCAACCGACGACTCGGTGTATGTCATCGATTCAAACACGGATCAGGTAAAACGCATTCCCAATGTCGGACGTTTTCCATGGGGGGTCATCATTCTGGGGGCGGCGAGCCCGAACTACTGCCATTAAAAAATTATTCTGGGGCTGGATACACACAAGGATCTGGGCTTTCTCAGATAGTTCTGGAGAACGATAGGGCACATAAGAATTCCTCATGAGCCCCTAATCCATGGAGGCATAAGGAACCTGAATGCCTGCTGAATAGACAGGTTTCGGCTTGAGGCCTGAAGTTCTTATCCCTTCGGGGAGCTTTTAAACCGGCGGTTCACATTATTACCCAGAACCGGCCGGTTGAAACAGTATCCCCGCACAGCATCGCAGCCAAGGGAGGCGAGTCCTTCTGAGATTTCCTTGTTTTCCATCCTTGCACCAAATTGTGAACCATGTTGATCGATGAGCGAACGATCATGGCATCGGCCTTCTCTGTCAAATTCTTGACAAATAACTTGTCAATCTTAATGACAGTTTTTTCAAGTAGGCGGGAGGAAGAGTGACCAATGTCGAAGTTGTCGATTGCGTGGCTAACCGCTTATCTTAAAGGTAAAGCTGAAGTTTCCATCGTGCGCATCGGATCGGCCCCTGAGAACTTTTAATGATCTCCGATTTAAGATGTCTGCCGGCAGATCGTAGGTCTTCAGAAGCCAGACGATATCCTTACAAAGCAGAAATCTTGCAGTTGTGCCACAAAGGTCGACCGTTTACCCGGACCTTTGGCCCACGTCCCGCCAAGAAGAGCAGGTTTTGGGCGGACCGGCGGATAGTTGGTGGAGGGACTTTGATTTTGGCCAGAAGGGGAAAAGGAATTTCGTTCTCATCAATGAAAATCGGAATATTCCTATTCGGAACTTGATACTTGGAAATTTCCCTCTTGTTTTATCATTTAATCTGTACTAGATTGTATTCAGGTGCGGTCCTCTGGGAATATTTCGCAATGAGTCGCCCGGCCAGAGATTGCCTCCCATAAATCTCGAATTTCCGTTGAGGACACGTCTCAGAAAACCGCCTACTCAGGAAGTCTACCCATGTTGGCTATACTGATTCTGACGACATCGATAGTGCTTCAACTCGCTGCGGCGTATCTTGCCCTGAGATTGATCCGAATCACCGGAAGACGGACCGGTTGGACAATGATCGCTGCCGCTGTTTTTCTGATGGCCCTCCGGCGATGCATTACCTTGTTCGGCTTCTTATTTGGGAACGGAATGCCGGCTCCAGATCCGTTGACCGAATGGGTCGCTTTGATTATCTCGGTTCTGATGTTGGTCGGTATTGGGGCAATAAGCCGTCTTTTTTCCTCCATAAAGCGATCTGAGGAGTCGTTCAAGCAGAGCGAAGAAAAATATCGGACCTTGGTGGAGCAGGCAAGCGATGGCATCCTTATTGCCGACCCATCTGGAAACTATCTTGATGCAAACGACAGCGCTTGTAGGATGCTTGGTTAC from Candidatus Manganitrophus noduliformans encodes the following:
- a CDS encoding carbohydrate porin — protein: MKRWIGTLVLFVAINVGVSWAEDPDRQEDEEVSNASLSERVKALEERLDRLDRVETIKKVEEYLCPDGEIHDTPPPGGRCPDGTIPEGRMTFRKLPFSRRESLDERIAAALEEAEAKRVAVGGSARGILQQVLNSKENDKLFSTGAVDLFFLSRPTVFSTFFVDLESIGGAGPDEVLGSLSRLNADAETLGVTDDVKVREVWLHFKLLDDRLRIVGGKIDLTNYFDRNAVANDETSQFLNTALVNNPLLRQPPNGPGLAIQYDTGGEMGVALGIQSPNDTASTITEKVYAVVEIDYHSHLLFAREGNYRLWGRVGRVSEALEKKTWGVGFSLDQQITVRLTLFARAGIGRTEGENQKAYAWSAGFQTPSPFKASTRDQVGVAFSREVEADQSENIAEGYYHHILTDRLWVSLDLQWLISGTNGMTGDENENIFIPGVRTTVNF
- a CDS encoding cytochrome D1 domain-containing protein; amino-acid sequence: MLKKCFWILIGSILILFSGFSRAWADEQKNAPLDLASYDPKTLVFVANRDSSDIAVIDTQTDQVVRRIALGKYANPHMAMLSHNGKKLLVSATGRDRFLVVDLATEAIERTIETGQAPEHFAITMDDRFAYVGNMEDSTVSVIDLKEGKEVRRLKDFFEPHGFSVLPGDNKVYVSNFGAHEVRSVEIPSQQLAKRLAIGNVHRAAIRDPERYQSELKGIANPTPTIDGRFIYAADGDAGVVGIIDTETDRVIKTLKVGEAPWRAYSSPDGRFMMVPNNGDQTISVIDVKSQEVVTTLQGGAGMTGVNFTQGGKKAYVISGAEGAVFVYDMATFKRVNRLKLGANLALETGATTVDGLKVYVASSTDDSVYVIDSNTDQVKRIPNVGRFPWGVIILGAASPNYCH